The following are from one region of the Strix uralensis isolate ZFMK-TIS-50842 chromosome 4, bStrUra1, whole genome shotgun sequence genome:
- the STBD1 gene encoding starch-binding domain-containing protein 1: MRKEKEKRDGRQGRRGGREEKVSLSTFSHLTSDFFIPTCPIPAFSRPRPPWGRPDGPARREGSRSRPAAELLPGAGARLKAAPGGGGWWWPCCQRPVMARDRGPPVLRQPAAAPHLPPPLSPAAAAAAAALPAEGWGWGCLGAGLWPALVVGLLAALLAWLWYGGGDGRGEEGGGAAARLPGGGEGPRRARGQVAATEDVLVSGEQALLEAKAGALPGPRKPGEGLAAVPRKELNHVPSGGVSGEPLEVEQLLPKQGATGSRERPAHAHSGQAGEARPQMGQASDGWCAMNVAGASDDVCKDRSEEQTGQLAEGRDLDQEEWEVVSEHLAWGDAGKNGSVEDSDSKEWEHGDCPDGDLKAKRVVAVPPMFQNIHVTFRVHYITHSDAQLIGVTGNHECLGQWHSYVPLKCDKDGFWSESISLPVDTKVEWKFILVENGKVRRWEECSNRTLVTEHEDQIVHQWWGYH; the protein is encoded by the exons atgaggaaagagaaggaaaagagggatGGCAGacaagggaggaggggaggaagagaggagaaagtgagccTTTCAACTTTTTCTCACCTCACTTCTGACTTTTTTATTCCAACCTGCCCTATCCCAGCCTTCAGCCGCCCGCGCCCGCCCTGGGGGCGGCCCGACGGCCCCGCCAGGCGCGAGGGGAGCCGATCCCGCCCCGCGGCCGAGCtcctccccggggccggggcccggctTAAAGCGgcgccggggggtggggggtggtggtggcccTGCTGCCAGCGCCCGGTGATGGCCCGCGACCGCGGCCCGCCCGTCCTGCGGcagcccgccgccgcgccgcacCTTCCGCCCCCCCtctcccccgccgccgctgccgccgccgccgccctccccgccgagggctggggctggggctgcctgggagcGGGACTGTGGCCGGCGCTGGTGGTGGGGCTGCTGGCCGCCCTTCTCGCCTGGCTCTGGTACGGCGGCGGTGACGGGCGAGGCGAGgagggcggcggagcggcggcccggctgccgggcggcggcgaggggccCCGGCGGGCCAGAGGCCAGGTGGCGGCCACAG AGGATGTTCTGGTGAGCGGGGAGCAAGCGCTGCTGGAGGCCAAGGCTGGTGCCCTGCCCGGCCCTCGGAAGCCAGGAGAGGGTCTGGCGGCTGTACCGAGGAAAGAGCTTAACCACGTTCCAAGTGGTGGAGTTTCAGGCGAACCTCTGGAGGTGGAGCAGCTGCTCCCGAAGCAGGGTGCCACCGGCTCCAGGGAGCGTCCAGCCCATGCACATAGCGGCCAGGCAGGCGAAGCGAGACCCCAGATGGGACAGGCAAGTGATGGATGGTGCGCGATGAACGTGGCAGGAGCCTCTGATGATGTCTGTAAGGACAGAAGTGAGGAGCAGACAGGTCAGCTGGCTGAGGGTAGGGACTTGGACCAGGAAGAGTGGGAAGTGGTTTCTGAGCACCTGGCCTGGGGGGATGCTGGCAAGAATGGCAGCGTGGAAGACTCCGACAGCAAGGAATGGGAACACGGAGACTGCCCTGATGGGGACCTGAAAGCAAAGAGAGTTGTGGCCGTGCCCCCCATGTTTCAGAATATCCATGTGACTTTCCGTGTGCACTACATCACGCACTCTGACGCTCAGCTGATTGGTGTTACTGGTAACCATGAGTGTCTCGGCCAGTGGCACAGCTACGTTCCCCTCAAGTGTGACAAGGATGGCTTCTGGTCTGAATCCATTAGTCTGCCAGTAGACACCAAAGTAGAGTGGAAATTTATCTTGGTGGAGAATGGGAAGGTCAGACGTTGGGAAGAATGCAGTAACAGGACCCTAGTGACTGAACATGAAGATCAAATTGTTCATCAGTGGTGGGGATATCATTAA